From a single Aquarana catesbeiana isolate 2022-GZ linkage group LG09, ASM4218655v1, whole genome shotgun sequence genomic region:
- the LOC141107432 gene encoding mid1-interacting protein 1-B-like, whose product MEVSEYSPQRHSLLDAIHRFNTATTIMDETIMVPSMLQDITPAKEENGDNMNSKEVVENRNLYDSYLLLKSLRHDMKWGAHSENQIVKKLCPDTEDAPEEETGDLVDQFQHHLRGLLTVLTKLTKKANLLTNCYKKEVEIGNSTNGPYSKSIYY is encoded by the coding sequence ATGGAGGTGTCGGAGTACAGTCCCCAGCGCCACTCCCTGCTGGATGCCATCCACCGGTTCAACACTGCCACGACCATCATGGATGAAACCATTATGGTTCCCAGCATGCTCCAAGACATAACCCCTGCCAAGGAGGAAAATGGAGACAACATGAATTCCAAAGAAGTCGTAGAAAACAGAAACCTGTACGACTCCTACCTTCTCCTGAAATCTCTAAGGCATGACATGAAGTGGGGTGCTCACTCAGAAAATCAAATTGTGAAAAAACTCTGCCCTGACACAGAGGACGCTCCAGAGGAAGAGACTGGAGACCTGGTGGACCAATTTCAGCACCATTTAAGGGGACTCCTGACTGTCCTGACAAAGCTGACCAAAAAGGCCAATCTTCTGACCAACTGCTATAAGAAGGAAGTGGAAATTGGAAACTCGACCAATGGACCTTACTCAAAGAGCATCTACTATTAA